GGTCCCGCAAGTCCTGTAATGGTACTTGGATTAACGGGTGCACCGCAGGCCGGAGATAAATTCAATGTGATGGATGATGAACGTGAAGCCCGCGACATTGCCACCAAGCGCCTGCAGCTGCAACGGGAACAAGGCATACGCACACAAAAACACATTACACTTGATGAGATCGGACGGCGTCTGGCGATCGGCGATTTCAAAGAACTGAATATTATACTTAAAGGCGACGTGGACGGCTCCATTGAAGCCCTCTCCGATTGGTGCCATCACTGAATCGGATGTATTGTTAGCCTCCGCTTCAAATGCAATCATTATTGGTTTCCAGGTACGTCCTTCGGCCGGTGCCCGCAAATTGGCGGAACAGGAACAAATTGATGTACGCCTTTACTCCATCATCTACGATGCCATTAACGAAGTAAAAGATGCTATGGAAGGGATGTTGGCCCCTGAATACCAGGAAAAAATTACCTGCAACGTTGAAGTGCGCGATGTATTTAACATTACAAAAGTCGGAACAGTTGCCGGTTGCATGGTGATCGACGGCAAGATCAGCCGTAACACTAAGGTTCGTTTAATACGCGATGGAATTGTTGTACACTCGGGCAGTCTCGGCTCACTTAAACGCTTTAAAGACGATGCCAAAGAAGTGGCTACCGGCTTTGAGTGCGGACTGAATATGGAGAATTTTAATGACATTAAAGTCGGCGATATTATTGAAGGTTATGAACAGGTTGAGGTGAAAGCGAAATTGTAATTAACAAACTGAAGTTATTAATAAGCGCGGCACAAAGTGTCGCGTTTTTTGTTTAGCAGTATATTTGTTATCTATTCAGGCTCTCAACTGTGTTAAATGACCTATTTAAATTTTTACGAAGCGTTAATAAACCGGATAAATCATAGACAAGATTAATAACCCCTAATGGAAATAGATTTAATACCAATACAACAATCTTTACAATGAATAACATTAAACTATTTGAAAGCAAAAAAGTCAGAACTCATTGGGACGAAAAAGAGGAGCAATGGTATTTTTCTATTATTGATGTAGTTGAAATTTTAACAAACAGCCCTAATCCAAGAGATTATTGGTTTAAAATGAAAATAAGAATTAAAACAGAAGATGGGCTTGAACTGTCGACAATTTGTCGACAGTTGAAATTAAAAGCCAATGATGGAAAAATGAGAGAACCCGATATAGCTGATACAAAGGTTTTATTACGTATTAAATGACCTATTTAAATTTTTACGAAGCGCCAATAAACTGGATCCATAATAAACTGAACAAACGGCAGTTTCTTATTTTCTCCAGCATGCTTGTGGGTTTAACCGCAGGACTTGCGGCAGTCATCCTTAAAACACTGGTGCATTTTATTCACGAGGCCATCACACACGACTACCACTTCAAATTTCAGTATTACCTGTATATTTTTTTTCCGCTCATCGGCATCCTGCTCACTGTTTATAGTGTAAAACGTTTCCTTCACGGTAAACTGGGAAGAGGTACAGCTAATATCCTGCATGCGATCATCAAAAAGTCGGGGATACTTCCGAAAGACCAGATGTATTCGCATGTTATAACCAGCGCACTCACCGTGGGCTTTGGAGGCTCCGCAGGCCTGGAGTCACCTATGGTAACAACAGGTTCCGCGATAGGCTCGAACTATGCAAGAACCTATCATTTAACCTATAAAGACAGGGTCCTGCTCCTGGCTAGCGGTGCCGCTGCCGGAATTGCAGCCGCATTTAATTCTCCTATAGCGGGAGTGCTGTTCGCATTGGAAGTTCTTTTAGCCGATGTAAGCATTTCCGCATTTATCCCCCTAATTATATCAGCGGCAATTGGCGCACTCTGTTCAAAGATCATACTTCAGGAAGGGATCCTTCTTTCATTTCACTTTCTTGAACCTTTCAATTATCGTTACGTTCCTTTTTATGCGCTGCTTGGTGCGCTTGCAGGACTCGTGTCTGTTTATTATTCGCGTACATTTACACGGATCGAAAAACT
The Bacteroidota bacterium DNA segment above includes these coding regions:
- a CDS encoding chloride channel protein, with translation MTYLNFYEAPINWIHNKLNKRQFLIFSSMLVGLTAGLAAVILKTLVHFIHEAITHDYHFKFQYYLYIFFPLIGILLTVYSVKRFLHGKLGRGTANILHAIIKKSGILPKDQMYSHVITSALTVGFGGSAGLESPMVTTGSAIGSNYARTYHLTYKDRVLLLASGAAAGIAAAFNSPIAGVLFALEVLLADVSISAFIPLIISAAIGALCSKIILQEGILLSFHFLEPFNYRYVPFYALLGALAGLVSVYYSRTFTRIEKLLKPDKEHPYRKAIMGGVILAGLILLFPSLFGEGYSSIISLSQMKAEQLMVNSIFSGYSSNEWFLLVFIGVVMMVKVIATSVTINSGGNGG